The window AACTCACAAGAAATCAGTGAAAAACTTAGATACTTATCAAAGACAATAGGAGCAGGATTATCTGCTTTTGATTCTTGGTTAGTGTTAAGAGGAATAAAAACTCTTCATATCAGAATGGAACAACATCAAAAAAATGCTAAACAAATTGCAATATGGTTAAAAAAACAAAATACTGTAAAATCTGTTTATTATCCTGGATTAGAAGAAAATGAATCAATAGAAATTTCTAAAAAACAAAGTACAGGATTTGGTGGAATGGTATCTTTCCATGTTGATAGTCCAGAAAGAGCAAAAAAGATTTTAAAAAGTATTAAAGTAATTCAATTTGCTGAAAGTTTAGGTGGAGTTGAAAGTTTGATGACTTATCCTATGTACCAAACTCATGCTGATGTACTTATGGAGGAAAGATTAGCAAGAGGAATAGACGAATGCTTATTGAGATTATCTGTTGGTATTGAAGATATAAATGATTTAATTGAAGATTTAGAACAAGCTATGAATAATTAAAAATATTATAAAAAATAAAGTAAAAAATAGTTTCATTACTAGCCAAATTTCTTAACGGATAAAAATTAAGAATTCGCATCATAAGAAACTCTAAGCAATAATTGCTAAGTATTTTTAAGAAATTCGGTAAACTTGCCAATAAGTTGGCTTCAAACATACCGAAATTTGCTTGGCTCATTCTATTTAATTTTTATCCTAAAATTTGGAATATAATTTCACTTATTTTTTACTTATATTTTAGAAATATATATTTTTTAGTCTTCAATAATATAAGCTGCAACTATTTCTCCATAGTAAGCAGTATGAATATCTCTATTTGCTCCAATAGCAGTTCCATCTATATCTTGAGGATAATCTCTTTTCACAATTTCTTCTGGCAAATTTTCTAAAACTTGCTTTTGTTTATATAAAACTTTACACTCCAAAGTAATTGGTAATTCTTTTATAGCAGGAGAAGATACTATTTCAGAATCTATTAAAGTTAAATTAGTTTCTTTTATCTTATCTACATTTCTACCACTTTTTGTACCACATACAGTAAATATTTTTGCATCCATTTTGCTAAGTGGAATATTTATAGTGAAATCTGAGGTTTTATCTAAAACAGCTTTTGTATATCTATTTTCTCTAACATAAGTGATAAAAATTAGTTTATTCCACTCTATTCCTAAGTGTCCCCAGCTTATAACCATAGAATTTACTTTTTTATCACCTTTAACGGTCAAGAGTATTCCTTTTGATAAAGCCTTTAAAATTTCAGTTGAATAATCAAAAACATTAATTTTCCTTTTTTTCATAATTTTCCCTCCTAATTTTTATATATTATAACATTTTTTAATAAAAAAAATTAATAAAATATAATTTTAAAATTAAAAATTTTAATAAAATTTTTTAAATAAAAATAAACATATAAAATGTTTTATAAAAGAACAAATAAAATTAAAAAATTATAAAAATTTTATAAAAAGTTGACAATTAACAATCTGTATGTTAATATAAGTCGAATGTATTGAAATCAAGTGTTTTGCAAAAAATGATTTCAAAAAACTAGATATTAAAGGAAATAGGAGGCAGTTATGAAAAAGGTTTTATCTTTGATTTTCTTATCACTTCTTACTTTAGCGTTAGTTGCTTGTGGTGGAAAAAAAGAGGAAGCTACTAAAGAGGGTGGAGAAGCAAAACAAGAAGCAAGAGTAATTAAGGTTACAACAAAATTTGTTGATGATGAACAAACAGCAAAATCATTAGTAAAAGTTGTAGATGCTATCAATAAAAGAAGTAATGGAAGTTTAGAATTACAATTATTTACAAGTGGGACTTTACCAATTGGTAAAGATGGTATGGAACAAGTTGCAAATGGTTCAGATTGGATATTAGTTGATGGTGTAAATTTCTTAGGAGATTATGTTCCTGATTATAATGCAGTTACAGGACCTATGTTGTATCAAACATTTGAGGAATATTTAAGAATGGTTAGAACTCCATTAGTTCAAGACTTAAATGCACAAGCTCTTGAAAAAGGAATTAAAGTATTATCTTTGGATTGGCTATTTGGATTTAGAAACATTGAAGCTAAAAAACCTATAAAAACCCCAGAAGATATGAAAGGGTTAAAATTAAGAGTTCCTACTAGTCAATTATATACATTTACTATAGAAGCTATGGGAGGAAATCCAGTTGCAATGCCTTATCCAGATACTTATGCAGCATTACAACAAGGTGTTATAGATGGACTAGAAGGTTCTATTTTAAGTTTCTATGGAACAAAACAATATGAAAATGTTAAAGAATATTCTTTAACTCGTCATTTACTTGGGGTTTCAGCAGTATGTATTTCAAAAAAATGTTGGGATAGTCTAACTGATGAAGAAAGAACAATAATTCAAGAAGAATTTGATAAAGGTGCTGAAGACAACTTGAATGAAACTGTAAAATTAGAAGATGAATATGCACAAAAATTAAAAGACAATGGAGTTACTTTCCATGAGGTTGATGCAGAAGCATTTAATAAAGCAGTTGCACCAGTTTATGAAAAATTTCCTAAATGGACTCCTGGTATTTATGATAAAATTATGGAAAATCTTACTCAAATCAGAGAAGATATTAAAAATGGAAAATAATGATTGTTTATTAAATTTTTATGGATAAAAAATCTAATAAGGGCTGTTGCATTTTTCTAATATTTGCAACAGCCTATTTTACCTAGGTTTTATTTTTATATATGGTATCTATTTTTTAATAATTTTTAAAATTTAGAGTTTTAAAGAGAGGTTTTTAGTAATGAAAGATTTTATAAAGAAATTTGAGTTATATATAGGAAGTATTTTCATTAGTATAACAACTGTTGTAGTTATAATGAATGTATTTACAAGATATTTCTTAAAATTTACATATTTTTGGTCAGAAGAAATTGCAGTTGGCTGCTTTGTTTGGACAATATTTTTAGGAACTGCTGCTGCATATAGAGAAAAAGGACTAATTGGTGTTGAAGCAATAGTAGTTCTTTTACCTGAAAAGATTAGAAATATTGTAGAGTTTTTGACTTATATATTATTAACTATTCTAAGTGGACTTATGTGTATATTTAGTTTTACATATGTGATGTCTTCTTCAAAAATAACAGCAGCTTTGGAACTTTCTTATGGTTATATAAACTTTTCAATTGTAATAAGTTTTGCTCTTATGACCTTATATTCAATAATTTTCACATATCAAAGTTTTAAAAAAACATTTTTAAATAAAAGTAACTAATAGGGGAGGACAAAATGGAAGCTTTATATCCAATAATAGTGTTGTTTATATTATTCTTTTTAAATATCCCAATAGCTTTTGCTTTAATGGGATCAGCATTATTTTATTTTATATTTTTAAATACAACTATGTCTATGGATATGGTTATACAACAATTTGTAACATCAGTTGAATCTTTCCCTTATTTAGCTGTACCATTTTTTATAATGGTAGGTTCTGTAATGAACTATTCAGGAATAAGTGAAGAACTTATGAATATGGCAGAAGTTTTAGCTGGACATATGAAAGGTGGACTTGCACAAGTAAACTGTTTATTAAGTGCGATGATGGGAGGAATATCTGGTTCTGCAAATGCTGATGCTGCTATGGAATCTAAAATTTTAGTACCAGAAATGATAAAAAAAGGATTTTCAAAAGAATTTTCAGCAGCAGTTACAGCAGCTTCTTCAGCTGTTAGCCCTGTTATACCACCAGGAACAAATTTAATTCTTTATGCTTTGATTGCAAATGTGCCTGTTGGAGATATGTTTTTAGCAGGTTATACACCAGGTATACTTATGACAGTTTCAATGATGATAACTGTTTATATAATTTCTAAAAAAAGAGGTTATAATCCTTCAAGAGAAAGGATGGCAAGACCTATTGAAATACTAAAACAGGCTATAAAATCAATTTGGGCTTTGGCTATTCCTTTTGGTATTATAATGGGAATGAGAATAGGAGTATTTACTCCAACAGAGGCAGGAGGGGTGGCTGTATTTTTCTGTTTTTTAGTTGGATTTTTTGTATATAGAAAATTAAAACTTCATCATATTCCTATAATATTAATGGAAACTGTTAAAAGTACAGGAGCAGTTATGATAATAATTGCTTCAGCAAAAGTTTTTGGTTATTATATGACACTTGAAAGAATACCACAATTTATAACTAATTCTTTAATGAATTTTACAGATAATAAGCTTGTGTTATTAATGGTAATAAATTTACTTCTATTATTTGTTGGAATGTTTATAGAAGGGGGAGCTGCTCTTGTTATACTTGCTCCACTTTTAGTGCCAGCAGTAAAAGCCCTAGGTGTAGATCCATTACACTTTGGAGTAATATTCATAGTTAATATAATGATAGGAGGTTTGACTCCGCCATTTGGTTCAATGATGTTTACTGTGTGTTCTATAGTTGGAGTACGACTAGAAGGGTTTATAAAAGAAGTATGGCCATTTATAGTTGCTCTTTTAGTTGTTTTACTTGTAGTGACGTATTCAGAACCAATAGCATTATTTATACCAAATTTATTGAGATAGTAAAAAGGAGTTGTAAGAAACTCCTTTTATATTGAGATAGGAGGATTAATGGAAAAATTAGAAAATATTAAATGTTATTTACTTGATATGGATGGAACTATTTATTTGGGAAATGAACTGATAGATGGAGCAAAAGAATTTTTAGAAAAATTAAAAGAAAAAAATATAAAATATATATTTTTAACAAACAATTCTTCAAAAAATAAAGATAAATACGTTGAAAAGCTAAATAGATTAGGTATAAAAGCTCATAGAGAAGATGTTTTTAGTTCAGGAGAAGCAACTACAATCTATTTGAATAAAAAGAAAAAAAGAGCAAAGATTTTTTTATTGGGAACTAAAGATTTAGAAGATGAATTTGAAAAAGCTGGCTTTGAATTAGTAAAAGAAAGAGAAAAAAACATTGATTTTGTAGTTTTAGGTTTTGATACAACTTTAACTTATGAAAAATTATGGATAGCTTGTGAATATATTGCAAATGGAATTGAGTATATAGCAACTCATCCTGATTTTAATTGTCCTTTAGAAAATGGAAAATTTATGCCTGATGCTGGTTCAATGATAGCATTTATAAGAGCTTCAACGGGGAAAGAGCCAATAGTTATAGGAAAACCTAATAGTCACATTATAGATATAATTATGGAAAAATATAATCTAAAAAAATCTGAACTTGCAATAGTTGGAGATAGACTATATACAGATATTAAAAGTGGAATAGATAATGGTTTAACTTCTATTTTAGTTATGAGTGGTGAAACTGATAAAAAAATGTTAGATAAAACTATTTATAAACCTGATTATATTTTTAATTCTGTAAAAGAATTAAAAGAAAAAATAAAATAAATTTTTAAAAAATGATATTATAATATAAAGTAGTTTATTTTTATATTATTAAGAGGTTAAAAATGAATTTATTAAAACTTATGGGAGATAGATGTACTTGCATAAATAACAAAGATTTAGTTAAATTTTATAATAAATACTTGATTTTTTTTGAAAATAAAGTATAATAAATACAACTAAGATAAAGGAGGTTTACAAAATGAAAAAAATATCATTAGTTATTTTAGTGTTAGCAGGAATTCTAGTAGGATGCACACATACAGAAAAAACAGCAACAGGAGGTGCTGTAGCAGGGGCTGCTGTTGGGGCTTTATTAGGTAATGATGCTAGATCTACTGCTGTTGGAGCTGCAATAGGTGGTGCTTTAGGAGCAGGAGCTGGAGAATTGACAAAAAATAAATAAGTATTGTTAGAAAGAATTTTTGAAAGTTGATTTTTATAATAAATAAAAGTTAATTTCCTTATTTTTTCAATAAAAAATAGGCTATAGCAAGTTAAATAATGGAGCCTAAAAAGAAATGACACTAGAGAACAATTTTTTGTATTTAGTGTCTTTTTATTTTAAAAACATATTATATAAATTGAATTACATAGAAAGATAAAAGATATCAATAAAATTGCTGTGCAATATATTTCACAAATTTGTGAAATAAAAAAAAGCTAGAAAAATGTGAAAAAAAATTGTATTATTAATTAAATAAATATTTCTATAAATCATGTGTATATATTTTAATTTTTTTAAAATAGATTTCAAAATGTAATATTTTAGAACGTAGAAATAAAAAACTATTGGAGGTAAGAATGCTAAAAAAACAGCATTTTGAATTATTAAAACTTATTGAAAATGAAAAAAAATTACCTAAAATAGCAGAAATTTTGAATTTAAGTGAAAGAAGTGTTCGTTATAAAATAAATGAAATTAATGAAGAATTAGGTATAAAAAAA is drawn from Fusobacterium simiae and contains these coding sequences:
- a CDS encoding flavin reductase family protein, translating into MKKRKINVFDYSTEILKALSKGILLTVKGDKKVNSMVISWGHLGIEWNKLIFITYVRENRYTKAVLDKTSDFTINIPLSKMDAKIFTVCGTKSGRNVDKIKETNLTLIDSEIVSSPAIKELPITLECKVLYKQKQVLENLPEEIVKRDYPQDIDGTAIGANRDIHTAYYGEIVAAYIIED
- the dctP gene encoding C4-dicarboxylate TRAP transporter substrate-binding protein: MKKVLSLIFLSLLTLALVACGGKKEEATKEGGEAKQEARVIKVTTKFVDDEQTAKSLVKVVDAINKRSNGSLELQLFTSGTLPIGKDGMEQVANGSDWILVDGVNFLGDYVPDYNAVTGPMLYQTFEEYLRMVRTPLVQDLNAQALEKGIKVLSLDWLFGFRNIEAKKPIKTPEDMKGLKLRVPTSQLYTFTIEAMGGNPVAMPYPDTYAALQQGVIDGLEGSILSFYGTKQYENVKEYSLTRHLLGVSAVCISKKCWDSLTDEERTIIQEEFDKGAEDNLNETVKLEDEYAQKLKDNGVTFHEVDAEAFNKAVAPVYEKFPKWTPGIYDKIMENLTQIREDIKNGK
- a CDS encoding TRAP transporter small permease → MKDFIKKFELYIGSIFISITTVVVIMNVFTRYFLKFTYFWSEEIAVGCFVWTIFLGTAAAYREKGLIGVEAIVVLLPEKIRNIVEFLTYILLTILSGLMCIFSFTYVMSSSKITAALELSYGYINFSIVISFALMTLYSIIFTYQSFKKTFLNKSN
- a CDS encoding TRAP transporter large permease; translated protein: MEALYPIIVLFILFFLNIPIAFALMGSALFYFIFLNTTMSMDMVIQQFVTSVESFPYLAVPFFIMVGSVMNYSGISEELMNMAEVLAGHMKGGLAQVNCLLSAMMGGISGSANADAAMESKILVPEMIKKGFSKEFSAAVTAASSAVSPVIPPGTNLILYALIANVPVGDMFLAGYTPGILMTVSMMITVYIISKKRGYNPSRERMARPIEILKQAIKSIWALAIPFGIIMGMRIGVFTPTEAGGVAVFFCFLVGFFVYRKLKLHHIPIILMETVKSTGAVMIIIASAKVFGYYMTLERIPQFITNSLMNFTDNKLVLLMVINLLLLFVGMFIEGGAALVILAPLLVPAVKALGVDPLHFGVIFIVNIMIGGLTPPFGSMMFTVCSIVGVRLEGFIKEVWPFIVALLVVLLVVTYSEPIALFIPNLLR
- a CDS encoding HAD-IIA family hydrolase is translated as MEKLENIKCYLLDMDGTIYLGNELIDGAKEFLEKLKEKNIKYIFLTNNSSKNKDKYVEKLNRLGIKAHREDVFSSGEATTIYLNKKKKRAKIFLLGTKDLEDEFEKAGFELVKEREKNIDFVVLGFDTTLTYEKLWIACEYIANGIEYIATHPDFNCPLENGKFMPDAGSMIAFIRASTGKEPIVIGKPNSHIIDIIMEKYNLKKSELAIVGDRLYTDIKSGIDNGLTSILVMSGETDKKMLDKTIYKPDYIFNSVKELKEKIK
- a CDS encoding YMGG-like glycine zipper-containing protein, whose product is MKKISLVILVLAGILVGCTHTEKTATGGAVAGAAVGALLGNDARSTAVGAAIGGALGAGAGELTKNK